The following proteins are co-located in the Eleginops maclovinus isolate JMC-PN-2008 ecotype Puerto Natales chromosome 23, JC_Emac_rtc_rv5, whole genome shotgun sequence genome:
- the LOC134859561 gene encoding piggyBac transposable element-derived protein 3-like, whose translation MFLFPERFSVQTALEQFWLNDGDNSDLEDLSDNDDPILDANYQPRTQERSSSEDEDDSSDDEDPIPQPTEHSRGRKRLRGANNGACPCRQYLPMKPNPVGIKNFVCATADGIVLDFDLYQGTGALLEQVEEEVGLGLGGLVLARLCQTLHRGTKVYCDRFFTSIRGVEQMMKKEMYITGTIMKNRLAGAKEKLPSDKTMKNTGRGTSSELSTEDGKLCVVKWYDNKPVLMMSGVHGTEPEDTCQRWDKKLKQYVTVSRPSIVREYNLKMGGVDLIDRMISYYRMSARTKKWTMRMLMHFTDLALGSSWLLYRKDLAICAAPKKSIMQFLEFRTEIPTTLLAQHHGQGSHADLSEQSEEEDNSNQGNKCPVTAVPHVSVRRRANAHLPEMISLKNAARCRVAGCTGRTRVRCVTCKVFLCLQGDRNCYTAFHT comes from the exons atgtttttatttccagagcGTTTTTCTGTGCAAACAGCATTGGAGCAATTTTGGCTAAATGATGGAGACAACTCAGATTTGGAAGACTTGTCTGACAACGATGATCCCATCCTGGATGCCAATTACCAACCCCGAACACAGGAGCgaagcagcagtgaggatgaggatgacagTAGTGATGATGAGGACCCCATTCCTCAGCCCACTGAGCACAGCAGAGGACGTAAACGTCTCCGTGGTGCAAATAATG GAGCCTGTCCATGCAGACAATATCTGCCAATGAAGCCAAACCCAGTTGGCATCAAGAACTTCGTTTGTGCTACAGCAGATGGCATTGTGCTGGACTTTGATCTGTATCAAGGTACAGGTGCACTGCTTGAGCAGGTCGAAGAAGAGGTGGGCCTGGGGTTGGGAGGCTTAGTCTTGGCTCGTCTGTGTCAAACTCTGCATCGTGGCACAAAAGTGTATTGTGACCGGTTCTTCACAAGCATCCGAGGTGTGgaacaaatgatgaagaaggagatgtaCATTACTGGTACAATAATGAAGAACAGACTCGCTGGCGCGAAGGAGAAGCTACCCTCtgacaaaaccatgaaaaacacaggaagaggtacCTCATCAGAACTTTCCACTGAAGACGGAAAGTTGTGTGTAGTGAAGTGGTATGACAACAAACCAGTATTGATGATGTCTGGTGTTCATGGCACAGAGCCTGAAGACACCTGCCAGCGCTGGGACAAGAAATTGAAACAGTATGTGACTGTCTCGCGACCAAGCATTGTCCGTGAGTACAACCTCAAGATGGGTGGAGTGGATTTGATCGATAGAATGATTAGCTACTATCGCATGAGCGCCCGTACTAAGAAGTGGACGATGCGGATGCTAATGCACTTCACAGATCTGGCTTTAGGTAGCAGCTGGCTACTCTACCGCAAAGACCTCGCAATATGTGCTGCACCAAAGAAGAGCATCATGCAGTTCCTTGAGTTCCGTACAGAAATTCCTACGACCCTCTTGGCCCAGCATCACGGTCAAGGAAGCCATGCAGACCTCTCTGAacagtcagaggaagaagacaactcAAATCAAGGGAACAAATGTCCTGTGACGGCAGTGCCCCATGTCTCGGTCCGCAGGAGGGCGAATGCCCATCTCCCAGAGATGATCAGCCTGAAGAATGCGGCGCGCTGCAGGGTAGCAGGCTGCACTGGAAGAACCCGAGTGCGTTGTGTGACCTGCAAAGTGTTCTTGTGCTTGCAAGGCGATCGCAACTGTTACACAGCCtttcacacatag